The DNA sequence AGCAATTTCCCCTATGGCTCCTATTTATGGGCTGTGCGCGCCGCCCAGTGGCGTGCCTTGGGCATTGACGAAAGCGAGTTGGAGAAACCCAAGATCGCTATCGTGAACTCATCGTCCAACCTGGCGATCTGCTTCAGTCACCTGGATGGCATCGCGGAGGTCCTCAAGCAGTCAATACGCGAGGCCGGTGCCCTGCCCTTCGAAATTCGCACCGCCGCGCCCAGCGACTTCATCACCGGCGCCGGTGCCGGGGGCGCCTACATGCTCGCCGCCCGCGACCTCATCACCAACGACATCGAAGTCGCGGTCGAAGGAGCGCAGCTCGACGGCATGATCTGCCTGGCCTCTTGCGATAAAACGGTACCCGGCCAACTGATGGCGGCCGCCCGCCTGAATATCCCGACCCTGGTGGTGGTGTGCGGGTACCAGCCAAGCGGCGAATACAACGGCAAGCATGTCGATATCGAAGACGTGTTCATCAGTTCCATGCATGTGGTGACTGGCAAATTGCCGGTCGAGGAGCTGGCCGGCATGGCCCGCAATGCCATCAAGGGCCCCGGGGTCTGCTCGGGGATGGGCACCGCCAACTCGATGCACCTGGTGTGCGAAGCCCTGGGCATGGCCCTGCCTGGCAGCACGCCAATTGCCGCCAACAGCCCGCAGATGTTCGACTTCGTGCGCCAGGCCGGCCAACGTATTGTGGAAATGATCGAGGAAGACCTCAAACCCCGGGATATCCTGACCCCCCATGCCTTCGCCAACGCCGTCGCGACCATTCTCGCCGCGGGCGGCTCCGTCAACACCATCAAACATATGCAGGCGGTGGCCGCCGAAGGCGGCGTTGAGGTCGACGTCTACCAACTCTTCAGGGACCTGGGAAACAAGGTGCCGGTGCTGGTCGGTGTACGGCCGGTGGGAGAACACAGCATCGAGCAAATGGAGGCCGCGGGCGGTGGGCGTGGGCAGCTCAAGCGCCTGGAACCGCTGTTGCATGGAGACGTGCTGACGGTCACCGGAAAAACCCTCAAGCAAAACCTGCAAGGGGTGACCGTCAGTGATGACGCGGTGATCCGCCCGTTGGACAACCCCTTCGCCACCCAGCCCGCCATCGTGATGCTGAGCGGTAACATCGCGCCCCAGGCGGGCATCGTCAAATACGGCATCGACCCGAACAAGATGCGCCGCTTCGAAGGCCCTGCGATCTGTTTCGAGCGCTCCGCCGATGCCATCGAAGCCTTGCAGGATGGGCGCATACAGCCTGGCCACGTGGTGGTCATGCGCGGTGCCGGTGTGCGCGGCGGCCCGGCCATGGGCGGCGGCGCTTCGAAAGTGGTGTTCGCCATCGACGGCGCCGGGCTCGGCGACCACGTGGCCATGCTGACAGACGGCCACCTTTCAGGGTTGGTGTGCAAGGGCCTGGTGGTGGCCGAAGTCGCCCCTGAAGCGGCCGTCGGTGGTCCGTTGGCGCTGGTCGAGGACGGCGACATCATCACCATCGATCTGGACCACAACCGCCTCGACGCCCATATCAGCGAAATCGACATGCAGGCGCGGCGCGCCCGTTGGCAGCCTCTGGCACCGCAGTTCGGCGGCGGCTGGCTGGATATCTACCGCCATAACGTGTCCTCCATGGAACGCGGTGCGGTACTGATCAAGCCGCGCGACATCACCCACGCCGGAGAGCAACCGCAATGAGATTGCGCGACGACGAGAAAGCCATGCTCGCCGGCGATCAAGGCCCGGCGGTGCAGAAAGCCATGGATCTGCTGGTGCGTTATGGTGAGGCCCTGGATGCACAGTGCTTGGTGGATACCCGGAATGTGGCCGGAACCATCGGTGCCACCACCCCTTTCCTGCGTCAGTACGCCGAGCGTGAGGGTGGCATGGACGCGGTGTTCAGCGAGTTCAACCTCGACAGCGCCGAGGTGGTCCAAATCCCCAAGGTCAAGGTATTCAGCAGTCACCTGCAGCAAGGCATCGACCCCAGGCACGCCAGCCGCCAAGGCATTGGCGAAGACGTGGTGCGCATTTATGAAACCGGCCAGGCCTACAGCAGCGGCCTGGGCGTACAGCCGTTGAATACCTGCACGCCTTATCAAGTCGGCAACGTACCGGTGAAAGGCGAGCACTGCGCCTGGATGGAATCCTCAGCGGTGATCTATATCAACTCGGTCCTCGGCGCCCGAACCAATGCCGAGGGCCGGGAAAGCACTGGCGCGGCGATGCTGACCGGCAAGATCCCCTATTGGGGCCTGCACTTGGACGAGAACCGTCGCGGCACCCACCTGATCCAGTTGGATATAGACGTGAACACCACCGCCGACTGGGGACTGCTCGGCTACTGGGTCGGTGAACAGGTGCAGGATTGCATCCCGGTCATCGAGGGTGTGAGCCACCAGCCCAACCTGGCTCGCCTCAAGCACTTCGGCGCGGCGGCAGCTTCCAGCGGTGGCGTGGAGATGTATCACCTGGTCGGGGTCACGCCTGAAGCACCCACCCGCGAGCAAGCGTTCGGCGCTACCCGGCCTTCAGCCACCTTGCGCTTTGGTGAAGCCGAACGACGCTGGGCCTACGAGCAAGTCAACGTCACGGGGCACGATGCGCAAGTCGATTTCGTCATGCTGGGCTGCCCGCATTACAGCCTCGAACAAATCTGGGAAATCTGCCAACTGCTGGAAGGCCAGCGCCTGAATGCAAACACCGAGCTCTGGATATTTACCGCGGCGTCGATCAAGCAACTGGCTGACGTGGCCGGCTACACCCGCATCATTGAGCAGGCCGGTGGTCATGTGATGACCGATACCTGCTCGGCAATCGGCAAGGTGCTGCCCAAGGGCACGCGGGTGGCGGCCGTGGACTCGGCCAAACAGGCCCATTACCTGCCGGCGATCATGGGTATCCAGGCGTGGTTCGGCACCACCGCCGAATGCATCCAGGCGGCCATCGACGGTCGTTGGAAAGGAGTACTGAAATGAGCGCGACCTTTACGCTGCGAGGCCGCAAGGTCGTTGGCGGCTGCTTCGAAGGTGAAGCCTTGGTGACCCGTGACCGCATCTCTGGCTGGGGCGGCATCGACCCACGCAGCGGCACGATCATTGAGACCCGCCACGAACTCAAGGGCATCAGTTTTGCTGGCAAGGTCCTGGTGTTTCCGGGCGCCAAGGGCTCGTCCGGCTGGTCCTCGCAGTTCCATATCGCGCGTCTCGCCGGCGTGGCCCCTGGCGCCATGCTGTTCAATGAAATGACCGCAAAAATGGGCCTGGGCGCGGTGGTCGTACACGCACCCGCCATGACCGGTTTTACCGAGGACCCGCTGGAGCGGATCCGTACCGGGGACTGGGTGCGCGTCGATGCCGACGCCGGGATCGTCGAAGTGACCCCGCGCCTATCGCGCAGTGACCCGCCCATACCGCAACAGCCCAACGGTCCGCAACGAACGCCGGCGCCGTCATAACCCGAAGATACCTGCTGAACACAACCGCTCCCCGTGGCCACCGGCCAACGGGTTCGGGCTCGGCTGCCTTTTTTACACCTCAAAGGAAGTTTTATGGCTCATGTCATTCGCACGGTACGCCGTACCAGCGCCCCCACCCCTCAACACCTGCAGGCTGACGTGTGCATTGCCGGCGCGGGTATTTCCGGTATTTCCGCCGCCCTGGAGGCCGCCGCGCTCGGCAAGCGGGTCGTGCTGTTCGATGCCCTGCCCATGCTCGGCGGCCAGGCGGTCGGTTCGATCATCGGGACTTTTTGCGGATTGTTCTCCAACGGTCCGAACCGCCAGTTGCTGACCCATGGCATCGCCGACGGCATCCTTCGCGACCTGGGCGCCTCGGGCGATTTGCACCAATCCATCGGCCCCTTGACCACCGTGGTTTACTATGACGAGGTGGCCCTCGGTCGCTGGATGGGGCAAAAGGTGCTCGACGCTGGCATCACCGTGGTGCTCGGTGCGGTGTTGCGTGACGTGGTGCGCGAAGGCACGCGGGTCCAGGAAGTGGAGTTGGCCACCCGTTATGGCGACGTCCGCGTGGCGGCCAATGGCTTTATCGATGCCAGTGGCGATGCGGCACTGGTCTGGAACGCCGGGCTCGCCTGTCGCGAGCCGGATACGCCCATCTATGGCACCCAGATGTTCGTCCTCGAGCATATCAATGAAGCGCACCTGCCGACTCGCGCGCAATTCACCGAACGGGTCAAGGAAAAAGCCAGGCACTACGGCATCGAGCGCGACGACGGCTTGTTCTTCCAGTTCCCTGGACGCGGCACGGCGGCGTTCAACATGACGCACATCGAAACGCCCCTGGATCCGATCGCCGCGTCTCACGTCGCCATCGCCGGGCGCCAACAGGTGGACCAGGTGATCAACTTTCTCAAAGCGGAGTACCCCCAGGCCTACGGCAAGGCCAGGGTACGGGCGTATGCACTGCCAGGCATTCGCCAGACCCGCTGGATCGTCGGCCAACATCACCTGACCGCCGATGAAGTACGAGCCGCGACGATGTTCCCGGATGCGGTGGCGCGCACGTCCTGGCCGGTGGAATTGCACGGCAACAGCACCGGTTATCAGTGGGAGCCCTTTGGCGACGATCATGTCCACAGTGTGCCGCTGCGCAGCATGCTCCCCGAAGGCAGCGATAATCTGGTGGTCGCGGGCCGCTGCATCGACGCCGACGCGGCCGCGCTGTCGAGTGTGCGCGTGATGGGACCGTGTATCGCCATGGGGGCCGCCGCCGCCCACGCGCTGGATCTGGCTGGCCCGGACGGCCGCCTGAGTGATATACCCGCGCAAGTCTTGCGCGAACGGCTGGCCTTCAATCTGGAATAGGTTTTCAAGCAGTTCGATGCGCCCACCGCGTGAACGGGGGGCGCCACTCCGACAACAATAAGAAATACAGTGGAGAACGCACATGTCACAGTCCCGTACCCTGGATGTCGCGGCGCTTATAGAGGCGCGCAAACTGTCACGGTTCAACTACGTGGTGATTCTGGTTTCGGTATTGATCACCTTCCTCGATGGCTTCGACTTGCTGGTGCTTTCCCATACCGCCTCCTACATCGCCGATGAGGTCGGTCTGGACAAGATCCAACTGGGCGAAATTTTCTCCATCGGCCTGCTGGGCATGATGCTGGGCGGGTTCTTCTTCGGCTACCTGGGTGATCGCATCGGACGGCGTCCCACCATTCTGTTCTCTACTTGCTCGTTCGGCCTGTTGACGTTGCTGTTTGTCATGGCCGACAGCTACGCATCGCTGATGGTCCTGCGTTTTTTCAACGGCTTCGCCCTGGGCGCCATGTTGCCGTTGTGCTGGGCCTTGAACATCGAGTTCGTCCCCAAGCGTTACCGCTCCACGGTGGTGACCATCATCATGGTCGGGTTCAGCCTCGGCAGCGCGATGGCCGGCCCGCTGACGGTGTGGCTGGCGCCGCATATCGGTTGGCAGGGCGTGTTCGTGTTCGGCGGCGTGGTCACGCTGTTCGCCTGGGTGCTGTTGTTGTTCACCCTGCCCGAATCGGTGCGTTTCCTGGCCAGCAAGCGTAAGGCTCCGGAGAAAATCGCTGCGATTCTCAAGCGCATGGACCCGAACCTGGACGTACGCAGCACTGACCAATTCGTCCTGTTGGACGAGCCGGACATCGGTCGCCAGGCATTTCGGGTCAGCCAGCTGTTCATCGGTCGCTTGAAATGGATCACGCCCATGATCTGGCTGGGCTACTCCGCCAGCTCCATGGCCATGTATTTCCTCGCTTCCTGGAGCCCGCTGGTCTACCAATACGCCGGATTTGATCGCGCGACAGCGTCGTGGGTCAGCTCGCTCGCATCGTTCAGCGGTGCGATGGCGGGCCTGGCGATGATGCGTTTCGTCGATACCCGTGGGCCGTACATGGTGATGATCTATCCGTTGCTGGCCTTGCCTTTCCTGCTGGTACTGGGCATCACCGGCATGCAAGGCACCGCGTTCCTGATGTTGAGCCTGGTCGGCGGCGTGTTCGTCAAAGGCTCTCACTATGGAATCCTCAGCATCGCCGGGGTGTTCTACCCCAGTGCCATTCGCGCCAATGGCGCCGGCTGGGCCACCTCCATCGCCAAGATCGGCTCGATCCTCGGCCCATTGCTCGGCGCCTATGTACTCAACAGCGGCCTTCCGGTGGTCAAGAGTTTCCTGGTCCTGGCGATCTGCCCGGCCATGCTGGCGGCCTGCGCCTTCGTCATCGGCCACCTGACTCGCCGCCCTCCTGCGGCAGACCCGTTGCCCGCCCCGTCTCAAACCTGAGCACCTTCCTGCCGGCTTACAGCGCCTGACCCAGGCACCCCGTGTCGCGTCGCTATCGACGCGGTCAGGCAAAACTCGTCCTGAATAATCCTACTGATCCTGAGACCAATAAAAATGAACAGGAACCTTCTCCTTGCCACCGCCCTGACGCTCTGTGGCCCAGTCACCTGCGCCCATGCGGACTTCATCAAAGACAGCAGCGCGACCCTGACGACGCGCAACTTTTACTTGAATCGCGACTTCCGCCAGAGCGACGCGCCTCAGGCCAAGGCCGAGGAATGGACCCAAGGCTTTATCGCCGAATTTCAATCCGGCTACACCGACGGCACGGTGGGCTTCGGCCTCGATGCCCTGGGTGAACTGGGTATCAAGCTCGACTCCGGCGCGGGCCGTCGTGGCAGTGGGCTATTGCCTTATGGCCCCGACAGCCATCAACCGGTGGACGACTACAGCGAACTGGGGCTGACCGCAAAAATGCGCCTGTCCAAGACCCAGCTCAAGGTCGGCACGCTGATGCCGATTCATCCGCTGGCGTATTACAGCGATACCCGACTGCTGCCCTCCACCTTCACCGGTGCCTACCTGACGTCCGGCGAGCTCGACAACTTGACCGTCACCGCAGCCAGACTGACCAAAGCCAATGGCCGCGACTCATCCAGCAACGACGACGTCAGTTATGCCGGCCAAAGCAGCGATCACTTGGACCTGCTCGGCGGCGATTACACCGTCGGCAAGCAGTTGACCCTGCGTTACCACTACGGTGAGCTGCAAGACATCTACCGTCAGCAGTTCGCCGGCCTGATCCATGTATTGCCCTTGGGGGAAGGCGTGAGCCTGCGCTCCGACCTGCGCTACGTCGACAGCGACGATGTCGGTGTTGGAAAAGCCGGGAGGATCGATAACCGCAACTTCAACGGCATGTTCACCCTGACCGTCGGGGCCCAGCGCTTCTCTGCGGCGTTCCAGCGCCTGTCGGGCGAGAGCGTGTTTCCAGTCATCGATACCGGTACGCCCTATGTGGCGAACCTGGTCACCTACAACTCGTTCACCAAAGCCAACGAAAAGTCCTGGCAGTTGCGCTACGAATATGACTTCGCTGCGCTCGGCGTGCCCGGCCTGACGTTCATGACCCGTTACGTGAAAGGCAGCGATATCCATACGCGCACGGTCAGCGACGGCAGTGAGTGGGAGCGTGACACCGACCTGGCTTACGTCTTCCAAAGCGGTGCCTTGGAAGGCCTGAACGTGCGTTGGCGTAACCTCACCTTCCGCTCCGGGAATGGCCTGACCCAGCGACTCGATGAGAACCGCCTGATCGTGGCTTACACCTGGAAACTGTGGTGAGCCCCGCCCACCGGAACCCGCTCGCATACGTCTTACCGGGAGAACACTTATGACGTCGTCACGCGCCATTGATGTCGCCGCCCTGATCGAGGGGCGCAAGCTGTCGGGCTTCAACTATCTGATCATCTGCGTGTCGGTGTTGATAACCTTCCTCGATGGTTTCGACTTGTTGATGCTGTCCCATACCGCCGCCTATATGGCCGAGGAAATCGGCCTGGACAAACTGCAACTGGGCAACATTTTTTCCATCGGATTGTTCGGCATGATGCTGGGCGGGTTCTTTTTCGGTTATCTCGGCGACCGGATCGGCCGCCGTCCGACCATCATTCTGTCCACCAGCGCCTTTGGTGTGCTGACGCTGCTGTTCACCTTTGCCGACAGCTACGCCTCGCTGCTGGTACTGCGTTTCCTCAACGGTTTTGCCTTGGGTGCCATGCTGCCGCTGTGCTGGGCACTGAATATCGAATTCGTGCCCAAGCGCTACCGTGCCAGCGTGATCACTATCATCATGGTCGGCTTCAGCCTGGGGGGCGCGGCAGCCGGTCCACTGACCGTATGGCTCGCCCCGCAGTACGGCTGGGCCAGTGTGTTCGTGCTGGGCGGCATCGCCACGCTGCTCTCCAGCGTCCTGTTGTTTTTCACCCTGCCGGAGTCGGTACGGTTCCTGGTGAGCAAACAGAAACAACCGCAAACCGTGGTGGGCATCCTCAAGCTCCTGGATCCCGGCATCGATGTGCGCGCCGGGGACCGCTATTTTCTCGCCGATGAAATCGACATTGGCCGCCAGCCATTTCGGGTCGGGCAACTGTTCATCGGCAAACTGAAATGGATCACGCCCATGATCTGGATCGGCTTTGGCGCAAGCTCCATGGCCATGTATTTCCTCGCGTCATGGAGCCCTCTGGTGTATCAGTATGCGGGCTTCGACCGGGCTACTGCGTCCTGGGTAAGCTCCTTCGCGTCCTTCAGCGGCGCCATGGCCGGGCTGGTGCTGATGCGAGTGGTCGACACCCGGGGGCCCTATGCGGTGATGATCTACCCCCTGCTCTCATTACCCTTCCTGCTGGCGCTGGGCATTGGCGACCTGCAGGGTAACGCCTTCATTGCGCTGAGCATGGTCGGCGCCATTTTCGTCAAGGGCAGTCACTACGGCATCACCAGCATCGCCGGGATTTTCTACCCCAGTGCCATTCGCGGCAACGGCGCCGGATGGGCAGCCTCCATGGGCAAGTTTGGCTCGGTATGCGGGCCGCTGCTCGGTGCTCATGTGCTCAACAGCGGCATGCCTGTCGTGAAGAGCTTCGCGGTATTGGCTCTGTGTCCGGCGGTGCTTGCCGTGTGCGCCTACACCGTGGCGCGCATCGATAGGCGCTCGTCCATGAAAGCCGAGGCAAGCTCCTGCACAACCTAGAAGTACAACTCAGCAAGGTACAAAGAAAGCACTTCAAGTCACTCGTCTTTGCTTTACGTCTGACGGAGTTTCTCCCTCAACGATTCAGCGCCGTTTTAGCGCGTTGCTGAGAGGAAGAGCCAGAGGTGTAAATACGGCTATTTGAGGTCTCGCTGCCTGAGCGATTAAGAGATTTGCGCGAAGATATCTTCGACGCCGGCTTTGCTCGCTCTGAAGATGTTGGAGGCCCAGGCTGTATGACAAACACCTTTGATCGTTGCCATGGCCGCGCGTAGCCCGATTTTGGCCTTGCGGCGAACTCCACTGGCAGAAGCATTGAGGTAGGCGATGGTCGCTGCAACCCATTTAATCGAAGCGCTTTGAGGTTCGCATAACGCTAGTCCTATTTACAGTTGAAATCGACATGAGGCACGGGCTATGTCGCCGATGATCCGGGTTGTCCGCATCACCGGCGATTGGCTTTTATTGTCCGTTTTTAACCCGACTCCAAACACGCGTGCGCAGCCGGTCGGTCTCCAGCGGCATCGCTTCCAGCACGAAGAGTTTCTTCATCACGCTTTCAGGCGGGTACACCATTGGGTCGTTGAGAATGGCCTTGTCGACCATGCCCTCAGCGGCAGCGTTGCCGTTGGCATAGTGCACGTGGTTGCTGATGTCAGCCATGACGTGGGGGTCCAGCAGGTAGTTCAGAAACGCGTAACCGGCCGCTTCATTCGGAGCATCGGCGGGCATGGCGACCATGTCGAACCACATCGGTGAGCCTTCCTTGGGGATGGCGTAAGCAATCTGCTGGCCATTGCCGGCCTCATTGGCTCTGGCGGCTGCCTGCATCACGTCGCCAGAAAACCCCACGACCAGGCATACGTCACCCGTTGCAAGATCGCTTGTGTACTTGGAGTTGTGGAAGTAATTCACATAGGGCCGCACTTTGAGTAGCAGGGCCTGGGCCTTCTCGTAGTCGGCCTTGTCCTTGCTGTGATGCGCAAGCCCCAGGTAGTTCAAGGCGATGGGAAGGATCTCGGGGCCGTTGTCGAGCATGGCTACGCCGCATCGGGCGAGTTTTTTCATGTTCTCCGGCTTGAACACGATGTCCCATGAGTCTATCGGTACATCGCCCAGGACTGCCTTGACCTTGGCCACGTTGTAGCCGATGCCGGTGCTGCCCCATAGGTAGGGAAAACCGTATCGGTTGCCCGGATCGTTGGCCTCCAGAACCTTCATCAGCGTCGGGTTGAGGCTCTGCCAGTTCGGCAGTTTGCTGCGGTCCAGCGGTTTCAGCGCACCGGCCTTGATCTGCCGGGCCATGAAGTGGTTGGAGGGAAACACCACGTCATACCCGGAACGGCCGGCCATCAGTTTGGCGTCGAGGACCTCGTTGCTGTCGTACACATCATACTGAGTCGGGTGCCCGGTATGGCTGGTAAAGTTTTGCAGGGTATCTGGGGCAATGTAACTGCTCCAGTTGTAGATCCTGACGGTGTCTGCCGCCTGAGCGGTGGACGCGATCAACAGTAGCGGAACGATCGACTTCAACATACGAGACCTCAACCTTTGTTCTTTACGTTATGGGTGAAGGCAGTTCAGAAAATCAGCACGTAGCTTTTGCGAACGGTTTCTTGTATATCCCAGACTCCCGTGGTGTTCGCAGGCAACATCAATGCGTCGCCGGCCTGGATATGAAGGATCTCACCGCCATCCGGGGTGAAGGTGCAGCGCCCCTGGATGAAATGGCAGAACTCCTGTTGCACGATCTGGCGCCGCCAGCGGCCGGGGGTGCATTCCCACACCCCGGCTTCGACGCCGTCATCGCGCTCAACGCTTGTCGTGGCAACCTGTGAAACCGGCTCACCCAGCGGTATACCGACAGCGCCCGATTCCACGAGAGACAAGCGTGGGGTGTCGCGAAAATGATCGATCTTCATGGGAACGGCTCCTTGGACTTCATCAGACGTTCCATGCAACCCGCCAGGCCCTCGGCCATCCGGCGACGCCAGCGCGGTACATGGAGGTTGGCCAGTATCCGATCCTCGTGAACAAAGCTCTGGATAATGGCGTTGTAACCCAGCCAGCGCAGGGGCTCTGGCTCCCAGCGCGGCAACGAGGCCAGCGGACGGTCGGACCACACCCAAGGCTGGCGGGTCAGTTCGTTGTCCTGACCAAGAATCAGCGCGGCCACGGTGCGACCACCCAGGTTGCTGGCGCCTACGCCTTCGCCGCCATAGCCACCGGCGAGTGCAATTTTCTGGCGGCGGTCGGCCAGCATGTGCGGGTGAAAGCGCCGCGCGACGCCCAAGTTGCCGCCCCAGGCATGAGTCAGACGAACATTGCGCAAAATCGGGAATAGTTCGCTAAACAAGTACTGACGCAACTCACGTTCGGCCTGACTGAGGTTGAAGTCACTGCGCAGGCGACCTCCAAAGCGATAGCCACCGCGGGCACCAAATACCAAGCGGTCATCGCGGCTGCGCTGACCGTAGGTGACCTGTCGGCTGTTTTCGCTGAAAGCCTGGCCACGGCTAAGTCCAATTTCGGCCCACACATCGGCCGGGAGCGGCTCAGTTGCAACGATCAGGCTCTGGGCGGCCAGTTGATATTTGTTTAACGGGGGCAAGGCACTGGCATATCCCTCGACTGCCGGCACCACCCAATCGGCGCTCACCCGACCGTGCTCGGTTCGAACTTGGCCTGCCGTCCAGTCGAGCACAGCGCTTTGCTCGAAAATCCGCACACCCATGCGTTCCACGACATCGGCTAGCCCCCGTACCAACCGGGCAGGTTGAAGGGTCGCGCAGTGAGGTGAATACAGGGCGCCGTACGCCTGGGCCACATTCAATTGTTCGCACAAGGCCTGAGCGCTCAACCAGCGATAATCGTCCTCACCCAGGCCTTGGGCACGGGCGGCAGCGAGTTGTTCGCGCAGGCGCCGTTCTTGCTCGGGATACCGCGCCGCGCAGTACAGCACGCCACCTTTACGCAGTTCGCAATCGATGCTTTCGACGTGGCACACCCGCGCCACTTCATCGGGGATTCCGTGCAGCAGTTGATATCCTGCATGACGTTGGGCGGCGGGCAAGGGCCCCAGGAGTCGGTCTTCGCCGAGCAGATTCCCCATCAACCAGCCGCCATTGCGGCCGGAGGCGCCGAAACCGGCAATCTGTGCTTCAACTATGACGATATCCAGGTGCGGTGCTTGCTGCTTGAGGTAATAGGCCGTCCAAAGGCCGCTGTAGCCGGCACCGATGATCACCACATCGGCTCGCAGATCCTGATGCAACGTCGGACGCGGCGTCAGCGCCTCGTCGACTTGCTCCATCCACAAACTCACACCACCCCAACCAGCCATTACCTGCTCCATCGTTTGATTGCCGACAGAGCTTAATGCGCAGCGAAGGGGCCTGTGTTATCTGCGGGTACGCGCGCAATTGGCCTTCAACCAGGCTTTTGGTGTGCAGCCGGTATGGCAGCGGAAAGCCTTGTAGAACGCAGAGGTGGAATTGAATCCGGCAGCCACTGCGAGGGCATCGATGGGTGCGTTTTCGTCGTAACTGGCGAGGCGTTCAAGGAGGTAGGCCAAGCGAGCCTGAGTCACGTAGCGATAGAAGCTTTGCCCGAGCACTTGATTCAATAAGTAAGACAACTGATTACGGCTGTACCCGGTGGCGCTGGCGATCCGTGCAAGATCCAGGTCAGGGTCCAGGAATGGCTGCTGGCGGGTAAAGTAATCAGCCAAGTCTCGCGCCATGAAGCTCAACTGGCGCGCCGATAGCCCTAGCTTACTGATGGCGGGGGCGCGACGCCCGGCGTGCGGCTCGCCGTCGCGCACGAGTGACGCGTATTCGTTGACACGCAGGATCTGACCCTCACATACGATGATCGCTTCGCTGGTGCGAAAGACCACCCGCTCGCCACTGCCCTTCAGAGCGGTCTGGTACTGGATGAATGCCGTGCAGCCGTCAGCGCGGATGCGGTCATTGTGCTCAAGATATTCATCGGGATGGCGCGGCAATGTGCCAGTGATGTAGGCGCGCAGCTCGGTCAGGCCCATGCTGCGATTCTGGAAAAAATCGTTGTACTGCACATGCGGGTGATAGAGCGCGAGTATCGCCTCCAGGTCGCGGTGCTTCCAGGCCATGTGATAGCGCAGCACCACCTCGAGGGTGAGCTTCGTCTGTTCGGCGGTATCTGACGGGACGAGGAGCATGGGTTGACGGGCCTTATGACTGGGCGGCACCAGTCTAGTCCTTGAGTGGTTGAGCGAACAAACTCAGGCACGCCCAGGCGCACATGATTGAGCGAGCGGAGCCTCTAGCTGCCTGTGGCTCTGCCATG is a window from the Pseudomonas brassicacearum genome containing:
- a CDS encoding MFS transporter, producing the protein MSQSRTLDVAALIEARKLSRFNYVVILVSVLITFLDGFDLLVLSHTASYIADEVGLDKIQLGEIFSIGLLGMMLGGFFFGYLGDRIGRRPTILFSTCSFGLLTLLFVMADSYASLMVLRFFNGFALGAMLPLCWALNIEFVPKRYRSTVVTIIMVGFSLGSAMAGPLTVWLAPHIGWQGVFVFGGVVTLFAWVLLLFTLPESVRFLASKRKAPEKIAAILKRMDPNLDVRSTDQFVLLDEPDIGRQAFRVSQLFIGRLKWITPMIWLGYSASSMAMYFLASWSPLVYQYAGFDRATASWVSSLASFSGAMAGLAMMRFVDTRGPYMVMIYPLLALPFLLVLGITGMQGTAFLMLSLVGGVFVKGSHYGILSIAGVFYPSAIRANGAGWATSIAKIGSILGPLLGAYVLNSGLPVVKSFLVLAICPAMLAACAFVIGHLTRRPPAADPLPAPSQT
- a CDS encoding dihydroxy-acid dehydratase, with protein sequence MPKKLRSNFPYGSYLWAVRAAQWRALGIDESELEKPKIAIVNSSSNLAICFSHLDGIAEVLKQSIREAGALPFEIRTAAPSDFITGAGAGGAYMLAARDLITNDIEVAVEGAQLDGMICLASCDKTVPGQLMAAARLNIPTLVVVCGYQPSGEYNGKHVDIEDVFISSMHVVTGKLPVEELAGMARNAIKGPGVCSGMGTANSMHLVCEALGMALPGSTPIAANSPQMFDFVRQAGQRIVEMIEEDLKPRDILTPHAFANAVATILAAGGSVNTIKHMQAVAAEGGVEVDVYQLFRDLGNKVPVLVGVRPVGEHSIEQMEAAGGGRGQLKRLEPLLHGDVLTVTGKTLKQNLQGVTVSDDAVIRPLDNPFATQPAIVMLSGNIAPQAGIVKYGIDPNKMRRFEGPAICFERSADAIEALQDGRIQPGHVVVMRGAGVRGGPAMGGGASKVVFAIDGAGLGDHVAMLTDGHLSGLVCKGLVVAEVAPEAAVGGPLALVEDGDIITIDLDHNRLDAHISEIDMQARRARWQPLAPQFGGGWLDIYRHNVSSMERGAVLIKPRDITHAGEQPQ
- a CDS encoding OprD family porin — encoded protein: MNRNLLLATALTLCGPVTCAHADFIKDSSATLTTRNFYLNRDFRQSDAPQAKAEEWTQGFIAEFQSGYTDGTVGFGLDALGELGIKLDSGAGRRGSGLLPYGPDSHQPVDDYSELGLTAKMRLSKTQLKVGTLMPIHPLAYYSDTRLLPSTFTGAYLTSGELDNLTVTAARLTKANGRDSSSNDDVSYAGQSSDHLDLLGGDYTVGKQLTLRYHYGELQDIYRQQFAGLIHVLPLGEGVSLRSDLRYVDSDDVGVGKAGRIDNRNFNGMFTLTVGAQRFSAAFQRLSGESVFPVIDTGTPYVANLVTYNSFTKANEKSWQLRYEYDFAALGVPGLTFMTRYVKGSDIHTRTVSDGSEWERDTDLAYVFQSGALEGLNVRWRNLTFRSGNGLTQRLDENRLIVAYTWKLW
- a CDS encoding aconitase X swivel domain-containing protein; translation: MSATFTLRGRKVVGGCFEGEALVTRDRISGWGGIDPRSGTIIETRHELKGISFAGKVLVFPGAKGSSGWSSQFHIARLAGVAPGAMLFNEMTAKMGLGAVVVHAPAMTGFTEDPLERIRTGDWVRVDADAGIVEVTPRLSRSDPPIPQQPNGPQRTPAPS
- a CDS encoding aconitase X gives rise to the protein MRLRDDEKAMLAGDQGPAVQKAMDLLVRYGEALDAQCLVDTRNVAGTIGATTPFLRQYAEREGGMDAVFSEFNLDSAEVVQIPKVKVFSSHLQQGIDPRHASRQGIGEDVVRIYETGQAYSSGLGVQPLNTCTPYQVGNVPVKGEHCAWMESSAVIYINSVLGARTNAEGRESTGAAMLTGKIPYWGLHLDENRRGTHLIQLDIDVNTTADWGLLGYWVGEQVQDCIPVIEGVSHQPNLARLKHFGAAAASSGGVEMYHLVGVTPEAPTREQAFGATRPSATLRFGEAERRWAYEQVNVTGHDAQVDFVMLGCPHYSLEQIWEICQLLEGQRLNANTELWIFTAASIKQLADVAGYTRIIEQAGGHVMTDTCSAIGKVLPKGTRVAAVDSAKQAHYLPAIMGIQAWFGTTAECIQAAIDGRWKGVLK
- a CDS encoding FAD-dependent oxidoreductase, with the protein product MATGQRVRARLPFLHLKGSFMAHVIRTVRRTSAPTPQHLQADVCIAGAGISGISAALEAAALGKRVVLFDALPMLGGQAVGSIIGTFCGLFSNGPNRQLLTHGIADGILRDLGASGDLHQSIGPLTTVVYYDEVALGRWMGQKVLDAGITVVLGAVLRDVVREGTRVQEVELATRYGDVRVAANGFIDASGDAALVWNAGLACREPDTPIYGTQMFVLEHINEAHLPTRAQFTERVKEKARHYGIERDDGLFFQFPGRGTAAFNMTHIETPLDPIAASHVAIAGRQQVDQVINFLKAEYPQAYGKARVRAYALPGIRQTRWIVGQHHLTADEVRAATMFPDAVARTSWPVELHGNSTGYQWEPFGDDHVHSVPLRSMLPEGSDNLVVAGRCIDADAAALSSVRVMGPCIAMGAAAAHALDLAGPDGRLSDIPAQVLRERLAFNLE